A window of Roseovarius sp. THAF27 contains these coding sequences:
- a CDS encoding ATP-binding protein, translated as MTADPMERIAAALERMSPAPLEAPDFDAADAFVWHVEPDRLHPVRDVNRVDMELLVGINRSRDTLLDNTRHFAKGLPANNALLWGARGMGKSSLVKAVHAAVRAEGHDLKIVELQREDLPSVGRLLNILRGSDARFILFCDDLSFGHDDQHYKSLKAVLDGGIEGRPENVVFYATSNRRHLMPRDMIENERSSAINPSEATEEKVSLSDRFGLWLGFHPCDQDEYLSMIRGYCEAHGIEIDDATLRAEAIEWQATRGSRSGRVAWQYFTDLAGRQGVSL; from the coding sequence ATGACCGCAGACCCGATGGAACGGATCGCCGCCGCGCTGGAGCGGATGAGCCCGGCGCCGTTGGAGGCCCCGGATTTCGACGCCGCCGATGCGTTCGTGTGGCATGTGGAGCCGGACCGGCTGCATCCCGTGCGCGACGTGAACCGGGTCGACATGGAGCTGCTGGTGGGGATCAACCGCTCGCGCGATACGCTGCTGGACAACACGCGGCATTTCGCCAAGGGGCTGCCGGCCAACAACGCGCTCTTGTGGGGTGCGCGGGGCATGGGAAAGTCGAGCCTGGTGAAGGCGGTGCATGCCGCCGTGCGGGCCGAGGGGCACGACCTGAAGATCGTGGAATTGCAGCGCGAGGACCTGCCGAGCGTGGGGCGGCTGCTGAACATCCTGCGGGGCAGCGACGCGCGGTTCATCCTGTTCTGCGACGACCTGAGCTTTGGCCATGACGACCAGCATTACAAGTCGCTGAAGGCGGTGCTGGATGGCGGGATCGAGGGGCGGCCCGAGAACGTGGTGTTCTATGCCACGTCGAACCGCCGCCACCTGATGCCGCGCGACATGATCGAGAACGAGCGGTCGAGCGCGATCAACCCCAGCGAGGCGACGGAAGAGAAGGTCTCGTTGTCCGACAGGTTCGGGCTGTGGCTGGGCTTTCATCCGTGCGACCAGGACGAGTACCTGTCGATGATCCGGGGCTATTGCGAGGCACACGGAATCGAGATCGACGACGCCACGCTGCGGGCCGAGGCCATCGAATGGCAGGCGACGCGCGGGTCCCGCTCGGGCCGGGTGGCGTGGCAGTATTTCACCG
- a CDS encoding twin-arginine translocase subunit TatC: MSATDDDDIEMSSAPLIEHLAELRTRLIRSVLAFLVGIVLAFVVAEPILQFLLGPIEATLRTLGDPSPTLQYTSPQEYLFTLFRISMVFGFMLAFPVIAAQMWRFVAPGLYRNEKAAFLPFIVASPIMFLLGAAFAHFVVTPLAMNFFLGFADVSSIFANLLTGAIGEVETVADPNLPVVPDNLGAVVPETDEGIRITFFGKVNESLDITLKFIMAFGICFQLPVLLTLMGKAGLVSAEGLGGVRKYAMVGILVLAALVTPPDVVTQLILFTVVYGLYEISIFLVRRVEKTREQKLRAEGVWFEDDDADEVDPMEAEFDADDEDDGGDLDDLGEDRSKT, translated from the coding sequence ATGAGCGCCACCGACGACGACGACATCGAGATGAGCTCGGCCCCGCTGATCGAGCATCTGGCGGAGTTGCGCACGCGGCTGATCCGGTCGGTGCTGGCATTTCTGGTGGGGATCGTTCTGGCCTTTGTCGTGGCCGAGCCGATCCTGCAATTCCTGCTGGGGCCGATCGAGGCGACGCTGCGGACGCTGGGCGATCCGTCGCCGACGCTGCAATATACCAGTCCGCAGGAATACCTGTTTACGCTGTTCCGAATCTCGATGGTCTTTGGCTTCATGCTGGCCTTTCCGGTGATCGCGGCGCAGATGTGGCGGTTCGTGGCGCCGGGGCTTTACCGCAACGAGAAGGCGGCGTTCCTGCCGTTCATCGTCGCGTCGCCGATCATGTTCCTCCTGGGGGCGGCGTTCGCGCATTTCGTGGTGACGCCGCTGGCGATGAACTTTTTCCTGGGGTTCGCGGATGTGAGCTCGATCTTCGCCAACCTGCTGACCGGCGCGATCGGCGAGGTCGAGACGGTGGCGGACCCGAACCTGCCGGTGGTGCCCGACAACCTGGGCGCGGTGGTGCCGGAGACCGACGAGGGCATTCGCATCACCTTTTTCGGGAAGGTGAACGAAAGCCTGGATATCACGCTGAAATTCATCATGGCCTTCGGTATCTGTTTCCAGTTGCCGGTGCTGCTGACGCTGATGGGCAAGGCCGGGCTGGTCAGCGCCGAGGGGTTGGGCGGCGTGCGGAAATACGCCATGGTGGGCATCCTGGTGTTGGCCGCCCTGGTGACGCCGCCGGACGTGGTGACGCAGCTGATCCTCTTCACGGTGGTGTACGGGCTTTACGAGATTTCCATCTTCCTCGTGCGGCGGGTCGAGAAGACGCGCGAGCAGAAACTGCGCGCCGAGGGCGTGTGGTTCGAGGATGACGACGCCGACGAGGTGGACCCGATGGAGGCCGAGTTCGACGCCGACGACGAGGATGACGGCGGCGACCTGGACGATCTGGGCGAAGACCGGAGCAAGACATGA
- the tatB gene encoding Sec-independent protein translocase protein TatB codes for MFDLGWTELMVIGIVALIVVGPKDLPGMFRTVGRFVGKAKQMAREFSRAMNDAADEAGVSEVSKSLKSATNPVGAAMDEVKKSTDSFTAKTMAGPAPKRAEFDDDRKAMVDKISKRSAEMAEERKTAEEAVKAKAAEADAPKPAAEKADSTAKPAPAKKMPAKKPAAKSTPKKAAPKKSAAKKLATKKSASDKPA; via the coding sequence ATGTTCGACCTGGGCTGGACCGAGCTCATGGTGATTGGCATCGTCGCGCTGATCGTCGTGGGGCCGAAGGATTTGCCGGGCATGTTCCGCACCGTGGGACGGTTCGTGGGCAAGGCCAAGCAGATGGCGCGCGAATTCAGCCGGGCGATGAACGACGCGGCTGACGAGGCAGGCGTCAGCGAGGTGTCCAAGTCGTTGAAATCGGCCACAAACCCGGTGGGCGCGGCGATGGACGAGGTCAAGAAATCGACCGACAGTTTCACTGCCAAGACCATGGCCGGGCCTGCGCCCAAGCGGGCCGAGTTCGACGACGACCGCAAGGCGATGGTCGACAAAATCTCGAAACGCTCGGCCGAGATGGCCGAGGAGCGCAAGACGGCGGAAGAGGCGGTGAAGGCCAAGGCGGCGGAGGCCGACGCGCCGAAGCCTGCTGCGGAGAAGGCCGACAGCACGGCCAAACCGGCACCGGCCAAGAAGATGCCGGCCAAGAAGCCGGCAGCGAAATCCACGCCCAAGAAGGCGGCGCCGAAGAAGAGCGCGGCGAAGAAACTTGCGACCAAGAAGTCCGCCTCGGATAAACCTGCATGA
- a CDS encoding twin-arginine translocase TatA/TatE family subunit translates to MLNNIGLPGLLLIAVVVLVLFGRGKISSLMGEVGKGITSFKKGVAEGNKEVEDASNDAADSARDVTPEEDKEKDKA, encoded by the coding sequence ATGCTGAACAACATCGGCCTTCCGGGGCTTTTGCTGATCGCGGTGGTCGTGCTGGTTCTTTTCGGACGCGGCAAGATCTCTTCGCTGATGGGCGAAGTGGGCAAGGGCATCACCTCGTTCAAGAAGGGCGTCGCGGAAGGAAACAAGGAAGTCGAGGACGCCAGCAACGACGCGGCGGATTCGGCCCGGGACGTCACGCCCGAAGAAGACAAAGAAAAAGACAAGGCGTAA
- a CDS encoding SDR family oxidoreductase, with translation MDLGIKGKRALVCASSKGLGLGCARALAEAGVDLVLNARGEEALEASAEAIRGDFGVEVITAACDVTTPDGQKKVISAAEGVDILVTNAGGPPPGKWTDWDREDFIKALDANMLTPIAFIKALVPGMMERGWGRVVNITSQSVKAPIPVLGLSNSARAGLTGYVAGTARQVAGKGVTINNLLPGIHATDRADSLDKGVSEAQSISLDEARARRAATIPAGRYGTAEDFGATCAFLCSRHAGFIVGQNILLDGGAINATL, from the coding sequence ATGGACCTTGGAATAAAAGGTAAACGCGCGCTGGTCTGCGCATCGTCGAAAGGGCTCGGGCTGGGCTGTGCCCGGGCGCTGGCGGAGGCGGGCGTGGACCTGGTGTTGAACGCGCGGGGGGAAGAGGCACTGGAGGCCTCGGCCGAGGCCATTCGCGGCGACTTTGGCGTGGAGGTGATCACCGCGGCCTGCGACGTGACCACGCCGGACGGGCAAAAGAAGGTGATAAGTGCCGCGGAAGGTGTTGATATCCTTGTGACAAACGCGGGCGGCCCACCGCCGGGCAAGTGGACGGACTGGGACCGCGAGGATTTCATCAAGGCGCTGGATGCCAACATGCTGACGCCCATCGCCTTCATCAAGGCGCTGGTGCCGGGCATGATGGAGCGGGGCTGGGGCCGGGTGGTCAACATCACCTCGCAAAGCGTGAAGGCGCCGATCCCGGTGCTGGGGCTGAGCAATTCGGCCCGTGCGGGCCTGACCGGATATGTTGCCGGCACGGCCCGGCAGGTGGCGGGAAAAGGCGTTACGATCAACAACCTGCTGCCTGGCATTCATGCGACCGACCGGGCCGATTCGCTGGACAAGGGCGTCAGCGAGGCGCAGTCGATCAGCCTTGACGAGGCGCGGGCGCGACGGGCGGCGACGATCCCCGCGGGGCGCTATGGCACGGCCGAGGATTTCGGCGCGACCTGCGCGTTCCTGTGCAGTCGGCACGCGGGGTTCATCGTGGGGCAGAACATCCTTCTGGACGGCGGCGCGATCAACGCCACGCTTTAG
- a CDS encoding Hint domain-containing protein codes for MTKGPDRPAYAIPVLRAADFTVINGANLGDSISFADELDLDDTYDLRVGARLHRLSLAPGDGNALTVVDGSRLGTPGATVHLDSCLTVMSANGQTSEILILVEVDAAGDVAQVYAHPLAQLKPRTGYSLVGIDTVNARQKFAEVACVSFSKGTHITMASGAQTPIEDLKVGDRVLTRDDGPQPVRWIGQSTVRAVGEFSPIRIRAGVMNNTGDLLVSPDHRLFVYQRSDALGAGRSEVLIRARHLVNGDTVVQEDGGFVDYYQLLFDTHQIIYAEGIAAETLLVDTRTRAVLPQELNDELARALPGGGHARRTHLEFEVNEGEVRPDMAKLLKAASTR; via the coding sequence ATGACCAAGGGCCCAGACCGTCCGGCCTATGCCATCCCCGTCCTCCGGGCGGCGGATTTCACGGTCATCAACGGTGCCAACCTTGGCGACTCCATATCCTTCGCCGACGAGCTGGATCTCGACGACACTTACGACCTGCGCGTCGGCGCCCGCCTGCACCGCCTGTCGCTGGCTCCCGGCGACGGCAACGCCCTCACCGTCGTGGACGGCTCCCGCCTCGGCACGCCCGGCGCCACCGTGCATCTCGACAGCTGCCTGACGGTGATGTCCGCCAACGGCCAGACCTCCGAGATCCTGATCCTGGTCGAGGTCGACGCCGCCGGCGACGTGGCGCAGGTCTATGCCCACCCGCTGGCGCAATTGAAGCCCCGCACCGGCTACAGCCTTGTCGGCATCGATACCGTTAACGCGCGCCAGAAATTCGCCGAGGTGGCCTGCGTTTCCTTCTCCAAGGGCACGCATATCACCATGGCCTCCGGCGCCCAGACCCCGATCGAGGATCTCAAGGTCGGCGACCGCGTGCTCACCCGCGACGACGGGCCCCAGCCGGTACGCTGGATCGGCCAATCCACCGTGCGCGCCGTGGGAGAGTTTTCGCCCATCCGCATCCGCGCGGGCGTCATGAACAACACCGGCGACCTGCTGGTCAGCCCCGATCACCGATTGTTCGTCTATCAACGCTCCGATGCGCTCGGCGCCGGCCGGTCCGAGGTTCTGATCCGCGCCCGCCACCTTGTGAACGGCGATACCGTGGTGCAGGAGGATGGCGGCTTCGTCGACTATTACCAGCTTCTCTTCGACACCCACCAGATCATCTACGCCGAAGGCATCGCCGCCGAGACCCTGCTGGTCGACACGCGCACCCGCGCCGTCCTTCCGCAGGAGCTCAACGACGAACTGGCCCGCGCCCTGCCCGGCGGCGGCCATGCCAGGCGGACCCACCTCGAATTCGAGGTGAACGAAGGCGAGGTCCGGCCCGACATGGCCAAGCTGCTCAAGGCCGCCTCGACGCGCTAG
- a CDS encoding nuclear transport factor 2 family protein, whose translation MDMMEIAEELVAGCREGRAKENLERLYAADAVSVEAVDMGQGRETHGLDGIRAKHEWWEGAMEMLEAEVTGPMWHGDDRFAVIFRSKVKERETGKVSDMEEVGVYTVAGGKIVREEFFYTYSEV comes from the coding sequence ATGGACATGATGGAGATTGCGGAGGAACTGGTGGCCGGATGCCGCGAGGGCCGGGCAAAGGAGAACCTGGAACGGCTTTACGCCGCCGACGCGGTGTCGGTGGAGGCCGTCGACATGGGGCAGGGCCGCGAGACCCACGGGCTGGACGGGATCCGGGCCAAGCACGAGTGGTGGGAAGGCGCGATGGAGATGCTGGAGGCCGAGGTGACCGGGCCGATGTGGCATGGCGACGACCGCTTCGCGGTGATCTTCCGCTCGAAGGTCAAGGAGAGGGAGACCGGCAAGGTGTCGGACATGGAAGAGGTCGGCGTCTACACTGTTGCGGGCGGCAAGATCGTGCGCGAGGAGTTCTTCTACACCTATTCGGAGGTGTGA
- a CDS encoding peptide chain release factor 3, which produces MLDTVPNRPDLPAEIARRRTFAIISHPDAGKTTLTEKFLLYGGAIQMAGQVRAKGEARRTRSDYMQMEKDRGISVSASAMSFDFNDFRFNLVDTPGHSDFSEDTYRTLTAVDAAVMVIDGAKGVESQTQKLFEVCRLRDLPILTFCNKMDRESRDTFEIIDEIQEMLAIDVTPASWPIGVGRDFIGCYDMLNDRLELMDRADRNKVAESVGINGLDDPKLADHVPAHLVEKLREDVEMARELLPDLNPQSVLEGHMTPIWFGSAINSFGVKELMDGIGTYGPEPQPQSAEPRQISPEESKVSGFVFKVQANMDPKHRDRVAFVRMASGHFKRGMKLTHVRSKKPMTVSAPVLFLASDRELAEEAWAGDIIGIPNHGQLRIGDTLTEGEALRVTGIPSFAPELLQNCRAGDPMKAKHLEKALMQFAEEGAAKVFKPTMGAGFIVGVVGQLQFEVLGSRIELEYGLPVRFEPSQFTSARWVHGPKEAVEKFTNVNKQHIALDNDGDTVYLTRLQWDIDRVERDYPEIKLSATKEMMV; this is translated from the coding sequence ATGTTGGATACCGTCCCAAATCGCCCCGATCTGCCGGCCGAAATTGCCCGGCGGCGCACCTTTGCCATCATCAGCCATCCCGATGCCGGCAAGACCACCCTGACCGAGAAGTTCCTGCTTTACGGCGGCGCCATCCAGATGGCCGGACAGGTCCGCGCCAAGGGCGAGGCGCGGCGCACGCGCTCGGACTACATGCAGATGGAAAAGGACCGGGGCATTTCCGTCTCGGCCTCCGCAATGTCTTTCGATTTCAATGACTTCCGCTTCAACCTTGTCGACACGCCCGGCCACTCGGACTTCTCCGAAGACACCTATCGCACCCTCACCGCCGTCGATGCCGCCGTGATGGTGATCGACGGCGCGAAGGGCGTGGAAAGCCAGACGCAGAAACTCTTCGAGGTCTGCCGCCTGCGCGACCTGCCGATCCTGACCTTCTGCAACAAGATGGACCGCGAAAGCCGCGATACATTTGAAATCATTGATGAAATTCAGGAGATGCTGGCGATCGACGTGACCCCGGCCTCCTGGCCCATCGGCGTCGGGCGCGATTTCATCGGCTGCTACGACATGCTCAATGACCGGCTTGAACTGATGGACCGCGCCGACCGCAACAAGGTCGCGGAATCTGTTGGAATCAACGGCTTGGACGATCCCAAACTGGCCGATCACGTGCCTGCGCACCTGGTCGAAAAGTTGCGCGAAGACGTCGAGATGGCCCGCGAATTGCTGCCCGACCTGAACCCGCAATCGGTGCTCGAGGGGCACATGACGCCGATCTGGTTCGGCTCCGCAATCAACTCTTTCGGCGTCAAGGAACTGATGGACGGCATCGGCACCTATGGTCCCGAACCGCAGCCCCAATCGGCCGAGCCGCGCCAGATTTCACCGGAAGAATCAAAGGTTTCCGGATTCGTCTTCAAGGTGCAGGCCAACATGGACCCCAAGCACCGCGACCGCGTCGCCTTCGTGCGCATGGCATCGGGCCATTTCAAGCGCGGCATGAAACTGACCCACGTGCGCTCCAAGAAACCCATGACCGTCTCCGCCCCCGTCCTCTTTCTCGCCTCCGACCGCGAACTGGCCGAAGAGGCCTGGGCCGGCGACATCATAGGCATCCCCAACCACGGCCAGCTGCGCATCGGCGACACCCTGACCGAGGGCGAGGCCCTGCGCGTCACCGGCATCCCCTCCTTTGCGCCGGAACTTCTGCAAAACTGCCGCGCGGGCGACCCTATGAAGGCCAAGCACCTGGAAAAGGCCCTGATGCAATTCGCCGAGGAAGGGGCTGCCAAGGTCTTCAAGCCCACCATGGGCGCGGGCTTCATCGTCGGCGTCGTGGGCCAGCTGCAATTCGAGGTTCTGGGCTCCCGGATCGAGCTGGAATACGGCCTGCCCGTCCGCTTCGAGCCGTCGCAATTCACCTCCGCCCGCTGGGTCCACGGGCCGAAAGAAGCGGTCGAGAAATTCACCAATGTCAACAAGCAGCACATCGCGCTCGATAACGACGGCGACACGGTCTACCTTACCCGCCTGCAATGGGACATCGACCGCGTCGAGCGGGACTACCCCGAGATCAAGCTGTCGGCGACAAAGGAAATGATGGTGTGA
- a CDS encoding glycosyltransferase family 2 protein, giving the protein MSSDPTWGLVATIKAPAQDILDFAAHHLDLGAHRVFVYLDEDVPEARSALKRHPKCRAILTDADYWKRRRRDKGRPDAHQHRQSLNATHCYTRDPQVDWLLHVDVDEFLQPLSPLAAQLAAIPPGILSARVRPVEAMQPDPADPPPPGTIWCKGFDPVLRIRREQTTRLYPRYGEHLNGGFLSHVAGKIFVRTGQPDVSIRIHNAFVGKTRDSNLFDLDDCRLVHLHAPTWDDWQARFRYRLSQGSYRPDLKANARHSETALTMHQLFSMLESEGGEDALRAFFTEVCVATPDLRSRLDALGHLHTVSLDLDAKRARHFPNFA; this is encoded by the coding sequence ATGAGCAGTGATCCCACATGGGGCCTCGTCGCCACGATCAAGGCGCCCGCCCAGGACATCCTGGATTTCGCCGCGCACCATCTCGACCTGGGCGCGCACCGCGTCTTCGTTTATCTGGACGAGGACGTCCCCGAGGCCCGCTCGGCGCTCAAGCGGCACCCAAAGTGCCGCGCGATCCTGACGGATGCCGATTACTGGAAACGCCGCCGCCGCGACAAGGGGCGTCCGGACGCGCACCAGCACCGCCAGTCGTTGAACGCCACCCATTGCTATACACGCGATCCGCAGGTCGACTGGCTCCTGCATGTCGACGTCGATGAGTTTCTGCAGCCTCTCTCGCCGCTCGCCGCCCAACTGGCCGCGATCCCGCCCGGCATCCTCTCCGCCCGCGTGCGCCCGGTCGAGGCGATGCAGCCCGATCCCGCCGACCCGCCGCCGCCCGGCACGATCTGGTGCAAGGGCTTCGACCCCGTGCTGCGGATCCGCCGCGAGCAGACCACCAGGCTGTACCCCCGCTACGGCGAGCATCTGAACGGCGGCTTTCTCAGCCACGTCGCCGGGAAGATCTTCGTGCGCACCGGGCAGCCCGATGTCAGCATCCGTATCCACAATGCCTTCGTCGGCAAGACACGCGATTCCAACCTCTTCGACCTCGACGACTGTCGCCTCGTGCATCTTCATGCCCCCACCTGGGACGACTGGCAGGCGCGGTTCCGCTACCGGCTCAGCCAAGGCTCCTACCGGCCCGACCTCAAAGCCAACGCCCGGCACTCGGAAACGGCCCTGACGATGCACCAGCTGTTCTCGATGCTCGAGTCCGAGGGCGGCGAAGACGCCCTGCGCGCCTTCTTCACCGAGGTCTGCGTGGCCACGCCGGACCTGCGCAGCCGGCTCGACGCGCTCGGCCACCTGCACACGGTCTCCCTCGACCTGGACGCCAAACGCGCCCGCCACTTCCCGAATTTCGCCTGA
- a CDS encoding DEAD/DEAH box helicase produces MTKFSDLSLNPKVLKAVEEAGYETPTPIQAGAIPPALEGRDVLGIAQTGTGKTAGFTLPMLSLLARGRARARMPRSLVLCPTRELAAQVAENFDTYSKYLKLTKALLIGGVSFKEQEQIIDKGVDVLIATPGRLLDHFERGKLILSDVKVMVVDEADRMLDMGFIPDIERIFGLTPFTRQTLFFSATMAPEIERITNTFLSSPERIEVARQATASETIEQGVAMFKPSRRDRADSEKRKLLRALIDAEGDKLTNAIIFCNRKTDVDIVAKSLKKYGYDAAPIHGDLDQSQRTRTLDGFRAGSLRILVASDVAARGLDVPSVSHVFNFDVPGHPEDYVHRIGRTGRAGREGKAITLCNPRDEKALDAVEKLIQKEIPRLDNPLGNAAPEPEADATSEEAPKKPRRSRSRRKPDDDPQKTDEAKADPAPDDATDAKTETSPADDRRQSSRGRGSSGKKQGDDKSRTVGMGDHLPSFIAKSFDERMVS; encoded by the coding sequence ATGACCAAATTTTCTGACCTGAGCCTCAACCCCAAGGTTCTGAAAGCCGTCGAAGAAGCCGGCTACGAGACCCCCACCCCCATCCAGGCGGGCGCCATTCCTCCCGCGCTCGAAGGCCGCGACGTCCTGGGCATCGCCCAGACCGGCACCGGCAAGACGGCGGGCTTCACGCTGCCGATGCTGTCGCTTCTGGCCCGGGGCCGCGCCCGCGCCCGGATGCCGCGCAGCTTGGTGCTCTGCCCCACGCGCGAACTCGCCGCCCAGGTGGCCGAGAATTTCGACACCTATTCCAAGTACCTCAAGCTGACCAAGGCGCTCCTGATCGGCGGCGTCAGCTTCAAGGAACAGGAACAGATCATCGACAAGGGCGTCGATGTCCTGATCGCCACCCCCGGCCGCCTGCTCGACCATTTCGAGCGCGGCAAGCTGATCCTCAGCGACGTCAAGGTGATGGTCGTGGACGAGGCCGACCGGATGCTCGACATGGGCTTCATCCCCGATATCGAGCGTATCTTCGGCCTTACGCCCTTCACCCGCCAGACGCTTTTCTTCTCCGCCACCATGGCGCCCGAGATCGAGCGGATCACCAACACCTTCCTGTCCAGTCCCGAACGCATCGAGGTCGCCCGTCAGGCCACCGCGTCCGAGACGATCGAACAGGGCGTGGCGATGTTCAAACCCTCCCGCCGCGACCGTGCCGACAGCGAAAAGCGCAAGCTTCTGCGCGCGCTCATCGACGCCGAGGGCGACAAGCTAACCAACGCGATCATCTTCTGCAACCGCAAGACGGACGTGGATATCGTCGCCAAGTCGCTCAAGAAATACGGCTATGACGCCGCGCCCATCCACGGCGACCTCGACCAGAGCCAGCGCACCCGCACGCTTGACGGCTTCCGCGCGGGCTCGCTGCGCATCCTGGTGGCCTCCGACGTGGCCGCCCGCGGCCTTGACGTGCCATCGGTCAGCCACGTCTTCAACTTCGACGTCCCCGGCCACCCCGAGGATTACGTGCACCGCATCGGCCGCACCGGCCGCGCCGGGCGCGAGGGCAAGGCGATCACGCTCTGCAACCCGCGCGACGAAAAGGCCCTCGACGCGGTCGAAAAGCTGATCCAGAAAGAAATCCCGCGCCTCGACAATCCGCTGGGCAATGCCGCGCCCGAGCCCGAGGCCGACGCCACGTCCGAAGAGGCGCCGAAGAAACCGCGCCGCTCGCGCAGCCGCCGCAAGCCCGACGACGATCCGCAGAAAACCGACGAGGCCAAGGCAGATCCGGCGCCCGACGACGCGACCGATGCCAAAACCGAGACCAGCCCGGCGGACGACCGCAGGCAATCCTCGCGCGGTCGCGGCAGCTCCGGCAAGAAGCAAGGCGACGACAAGTCCAGGACCGTGGGCATGGGCGACCACCTGCCCAGCTTCATCGCCAAGAGCTTCGACGAACGGATGGTCTCCTGA
- a CDS encoding ribonuclease J — protein MSSERLTYLALGGAGEIGMNAYVYGYGAPGKERYILVDLGVTFPDMDGTPGVDLIFPDIAWLEERRDQLEAVFITHAHEDHVGAVAHYYDQLGAPIYARAFTANIARRKMDEHGHPEKAVQTVSPWPETTEAGPFTVGFAPISHSIPESSGLVIDTPAGRIVHSGDFKIDMSPVVGEAFDEGMWAEIARPGVKALVCDSTNVFNAHEGRSENTVGPEIEKLVAGCKGMVVATTFASNVARVKTLAEAGERAGRSICLLGRAMRRMIEASVETGVLTDFPRTISPEEVREIPRENVMLIVTGSQGERRAASAQLAQGKYNGIELKPGDTFLFSSKTIPGNERGVIRIINQFSEQGVDVVDDSSGLYHVSGHANRPDLKKLHQIVQPQFVVPMHGEHRHLREHVKLAGESKLHGVLAPNGTMIDLSGNRAEVAEYVETGRTYLDGSVKIGALDGIVRDRIRMALNGHVTINVILDESDEPLGEPWCEIMGLAETGGSRAPLVDVLEEDLSQFMGRAKSKTLSDDDALEDGLRKVARQSALGEIGKKPEVTVIISRLS, from the coding sequence ATGAGCAGTGAGAGATTGACGTACCTTGCCCTTGGCGGGGCGGGGGAAATCGGCATGAACGCCTATGTCTACGGATACGGCGCGCCGGGCAAGGAGAGGTATATCCTTGTGGATCTGGGCGTGACCTTTCCGGACATGGACGGCACGCCGGGGGTGGACCTGATCTTCCCCGACATCGCGTGGCTGGAAGAGCGGCGCGACCAGTTGGAGGCGGTGTTCATCACGCACGCGCATGAAGACCACGTGGGGGCCGTGGCGCATTATTATGACCAGTTGGGCGCGCCCATCTATGCGCGGGCCTTCACCGCCAATATCGCGCGCCGCAAGATGGACGAGCATGGCCACCCCGAAAAGGCGGTGCAGACCGTGTCGCCCTGGCCCGAGACGACCGAAGCCGGGCCGTTCACGGTGGGGTTCGCGCCGATCTCGCATTCGATCCCGGAAAGTTCCGGCCTGGTGATCGACACACCCGCGGGCCGGATCGTGCATTCGGGCGATTTCAAGATCGACATGAGCCCCGTGGTCGGCGAGGCGTTCGACGAGGGAATGTGGGCCGAGATCGCCAGACCGGGGGTGAAGGCGCTGGTTTGCGATTCGACGAACGTGTTCAACGCCCATGAGGGGCGTAGCGAGAACACCGTGGGCCCCGAGATCGAGAAGCTGGTGGCGGGGTGCAAGGGCATGGTCGTGGCGACCACGTTTGCCAGCAACGTCGCCCGGGTGAAGACGCTGGCCGAGGCCGGCGAGCGGGCCGGGCGGTCGATCTGTCTGTTGGGCCGGGCGATGCGGCGAATGATCGAGGCGTCGGTCGAGACCGGCGTGCTGACGGATTTCCCGCGCACGATCAGCCCCGAGGAGGTGCGAGAGATCCCGCGCGAGAACGTGATGCTGATCGTCACCGGCAGCCAAGGCGAGCGCCGCGCGGCCAGCGCGCAGCTGGCGCAGGGTAAATATAACGGGATCGAGCTGAAGCCCGGGGATACGTTTCTGTTTTCGTCCAAGACCATTCCCGGCAACGAGCGCGGCGTCATTCGCATCATCAACCAGTTCAGCGAACAGGGCGTGGACGTGGTGGATGACAGCAGCGGGCTTTACCACGTGTCGGGCCACGCCAACCGGCCCGACCTGAAGAAGCTGCACCAGATCGTTCAGCCGCAATTCGTGGTGCCGATGCATGGTGAGCACCGGCATCTGCGCGAGCATGTGAAGCTGGCGGGCGAAAGCAAGCTGCACGGGGTTCTGGCGCCGAATGGCACGATGATCGACCTTTCGGGCAATCGTGCAGAAGTTGCCGAGTATGTTGAGACCGGGCGGACCTATCTGGATGGGTCGGTGAAGATCGGGGCGCTGGACGGCATCGTGCGGGATCGGATTCGCATGGCGCTGAACGGTCATGTCACGATCAACGTTATCCTGGACGAAAGCGACGAACCGCTGGGCGAGCCCTGGTGCGAGATCATGGGGCTGGCCGAGACGGGCGGCAGCCGTGCTCCGCTGGTCGATGTTCTGGAAGAGGATCTCAGCCAGTTCATGGGGCGCGCGAAGTCGAAAACCCTGAGCGATGACGATGCGCTGGAAGACGGGTTGCGCAAGGTGGCGCGGCAGAGCGCGCTTGGCGAGATCGGCAAGAAGCCCGAGGTGACGGTGATCATCAGCCGGCTGTCGTAA